TCCTTGAGGAAGTGCCCCCACAGGTGCTCGCCGGTGTTGAACCCAGAGATGATCGGATCGACGATCCGGGCCGCGCCGTCCACGATGTCCAGCGGCGGGTGGAAGCGGTGCTCGGCCACCTTGCGGGCCGCGTGCTCCGCCGGGTCCTCGTCCGTCACCCAGCCCGTGTCCACGCTGTTCATGTGGATCCCGGCCGCGTGGTAGTCGCTCGCCGAGGTGCGCGTCATCATGTTGAGCGCGGCCTTGGCCATGTTGGTGTGCGGGTGCCGGGCCGTCTTGAAGCGGCGGTAGAACTGCCCCTCCACCGCGGAGACGTTGACGACGTGCTTGTCGCGCTCCGGGGTGCGCTGCATCAGCTCCTTGAGGCGCGCGTTGATGATGAAGGGCGCGATGGCGTTCACCAGGTGCACCTCCAGCAGCTCCACCGAGGGCACCTCGGCCATCATCAGGCGCCACGAGTTCCGCTCCCGCAGGTCCACCTGCTGGAGGTCCTGGTCCAGCCGTCCCGCCGGGAAGAGCTCCTGGGGCACGGCGAGCTCCTCCGGCAGCAGCGGCACCTGCGAGAGCTGCGCCGCGTGCGTCAGCCCCACCGCCTCCGCGCTGCGGCGAGCGTCCGCCGCGGCTCCGCCCGTCCCCAGGAGCGGGCCGGCGGGCGCGTCGTAGCTCCCCAGGAGCCGGCGCACCTCCCCCGGGAGCGAGTGCAGCGCCGCGGTCTCCCCCTCCATCATGTGCCGGTAGAAGTCGGGCGGGCGCCGGACCGTCTGACAGGCGTTGTTGATGATGAAGTCGAGACGCTCGCGGGTGTCGAGCAGCTCCCGGCAGAACGCCTCCACGCTGGGCGTGTGGCGCAGGTCGAGCCCGTAGACGGTCAGGCGATGGCCCCACTCGGCGAAGTCCGGCTCCTGCGCGTAGCGCGCCGCGGAGTCGCGCGGGAAGCGGGTGGTGACGATCAGCTCCGCCCCGGCGCGCAGCAGCTTGATCCCCGCTTGGTAGCCGATCTTCACCCGGCCCCCGGTCAGCAGGGCCACGCGGCCCCGCAGGTCGGTCGTCTCCGTGCGCTTGTGGTAGTTCAGCTCCGCGCACGGGGGGCAGAGCTGGTCGTAGA
This DNA window, taken from Longimicrobiaceae bacterium, encodes the following:
- a CDS encoding SDR family oxidoreductase, encoding MSTSPARRPDSQNENASPLTERIRAAADLLEAIAADRALLAEASPEDRLRLLKAAGQVSRPDALDRRRLQLATRRERRAERARRAEEVLTETGIRKLREQPVFTTPRLFAPADFEQQDVTGEEDFREALEPQNCYVCKRDYSALHHFYDQLCPPCAELNYHKRTETTDLRGRVALLTGGRVKIGYQAGIKLLRAGAELIVTTRFPRDSAARYAQEPDFAEWGHRLTVYGLDLRHTPSVEAFCRELLDTRERLDFIINNACQTVRRPPDFYRHMMEGETAALHSLPGEVRRLLGSYDAPAGPLLGTGGAAADARRSAEAVGLTHAAQLSQVPLLPEELAVPQELFPAGRLDQDLQQVDLRERNSWRLMMAEVPSVELLEVHLVNAIAPFIINARLKELMQRTPERDKHVVNVSAVEGQFYRRFKTARHPHTNMAKAALNMMTRTSASDYHAAGIHMNSVDTGWVTDEDPAEHAARKVAEHRFHPPLDIVDGAARIVDPIISGFNTGEHLWGHFLKDYRPTDW